In Rhinolophus sinicus isolate RSC01 linkage group LG01, ASM3656204v1, whole genome shotgun sequence, the genomic stretch gtaatttcttcttaaaagcacaaattaaaagttttggtttttttccacaAAAAGATCCAAGCAGatgttttcctcttaattttgtaaaaattatttacatatggcctttcttttctttttttaaatatcaactttATTATACTCGAAGGATTTAGATGAGAAAATTTCATTTCACTTGAAAAGGCTATAGTTTCAATTAGATTACTGTCAGGTATTAATTATTTCCTGAGTCTTTTTTCTAACTCAGCCAAGTTTTATgtaataaagcaaatgaaaagtagTTACCTTTTGCATCACAATTTGCTGTCTCTTGGTCATTGTTGTCTGATATTTTGTCTCTTGACACTTTAATAAGGTAGAGATGCCTCTCTCCAGATTTGGAACTGGATATCAAACAGACCTGGGCTCTATTCATTGCTACCTACATTAAAGATAAATTGAGGGTTTTTTAGTCATATAACTTTTTTAGAAAAGTCTACGGGCCACAAGTACCACAGTAGTGCCTGAAAGCTTCTGAAATAAGGGAAAAAGAGACCAAATTACTGTGTATATGAACATCTAAAAAAGATTGAATAGAGATTTTTTCTTATCAAAGGAATCTGGGTTATACTACACTACTCACAAAGAAGGCAATTCACATCAATTTTATAACATActcgtatacacacacacacacatatacataaccACCTCCCTGCAAAAAAGCTAGACTAGGAAAGAATGTCATaatctggaaaacatttttgcaAAGTGAAAAATTTTGACACATATTAGTGTCTGCAGGGCCAATAACATAAAACTACGGCTCTCACTTTCTTAAATATGTACTATCAAggattttatttcacttcatctACAGTCAAATTTACATACTTTCATGTAGACTTTCAATAACATACCATTAATCTCTAAGCCTTTTGTCTGTAtctgatttttactttaaaaagtttgagTTTAATAGagtaaaacaattacaaaatagcTACAATCTATGTTTAAATCGaattctaaacatttaaaaagcaacgACGTTAATATAAAGAAAGATCATTACCCACCtttaaaaacatagctaacatgGTAAGTAGGGAGTCCACATAACCATACATTTTGCCTTGTGAAAACAACAGAGTAGAACGATGAAGTAATAACTTCAGTTCctaaataaataagcacatgatAATCAGTGGGACAGGATTCCTTTACTGTAAGTTGTTTTGTTTCAACAGAAAAGTTTTATCTTAGAAACCAAAGTTTAAGAACATTTGTTTTATGGTCATTCATTATAATTAAGATCCAATCTTTTAGAAACTATAATTTATGATGTCTAATGAGTGGCTGAAACTTAACActcaaaatcatttttcaaaaacattgaaTTTAATACACTAAAATAAAACGTTTGGATATAAACTGTACAGACATCCTTAACTGaggagaaagttttaaaatgtgatcCACTGACAGAAACTTCCTTCTAGGATACATGGCCTACCTGCTGCGCCGCATTTGCATCCTGTGCTAAAGTGTCTGGATCATACATCGGTTCAAGAGCTTCCAGAGCTTTCTCAGGACGGCCCAGCTGCTGCTGAAGGGTGGAAAGTGAAATTCTTGCATCCAGATGGAGCGGGGCCAGATCAACCACTTTCCCATAGCTTTCAGCAGCACGTTCCATGTAGCCTAAGGCCTTTAAACAGTCTAAGATggtaaaataaagtataaatatgaACTGCAGATGTGTAAGCTTGCCATAACTATTTATCCAATTTTTACAGACATATTATAGCAGTATCAAAAGaattataataagaaatgtaCGTATATTTCCAGTACTTTATAACAACTGTTGGTTCTAACTTCTATCTATTGATTGATTGTTCTATTAAATCCCCTAACTAAACTCAAATTGCTATCAGGATGTAATCAgcatatatatacaatttgaggTTCTGCTTGattcacttagcattatgctttcaacatttttccatgtcttcATTGGCATTTTGAATGTTATAATATCCAATTAAATAGATTGTttacttaaacatattttttgacatttaggttatttctaaattttcattcTAATAAATAATACTTCAGTAAATATCTTCACGTATCTGAGCCAGAATTCACAAATTGGAAGACCAATTTAACccacagatgtgttttgtttggtcACAGTgctgttaaaaacaataaattatctacattttctaaaattaggaTTTTTATGAAATCCAAATTACTCGATTCTTTTGATAAATCTGCACTTGGCAACAGTGGGTCCCCCATGCCCACACGGCACATGAACATCTGAGAAACAGCAGCATCCTTCAGACAGGGCTCTCCAGTTCTCACCCTCCCCAGTCCTCTCACTTGCCCACTTTACTCATTTTTGTTACCTGCCAGGCTCCTGAGTTTTGTGTCTCCAGTATAAACTATTTCTTTTCCCCTCACTCAattatttccttgggataaattCTTATACGTGAGGTTATTGGGCCCTATTCCTCAAACTTTATGCTAATCAATTATTGAACTTGAAAACATCGCTATAAGCATTTCTTCTCTCCAACCTAATAGATATAACACAAATCTAGgcccttttcatcacttttatctTTCACTGCAATTATCTCCTAAAATGGTGCTTTTGCCTCAATTGCTCTCTCAAATCTCTCCTGACCATCATGTTTAAGTTAAACTGTGATAATAAGGGAAGACTACTAAATATGGATGGATCATCACAGTgacatttctcatatttttttatttttcacttttaaaaatattttgttattatccTAAGCATTAAATTCCTCTAATGATGTTTCTCATATCATGATCCCAAATTTCTTTATGATGTTGAGATGATTCTAAGGTTTTATCTTCCACTCGTCTCAAGCTACACAGTCTCAACATAGAAACAGCGTCTACCAGCATCATGATCATAATTACACAGGATTTGTAAAGTACCTACTATTAGTTACAGGAGCAGGTTCAATATCACAGCCTTAGGAAGGCAATAAAAATTCCAATTCTCTGTTCATGTCATTAAAAGTCAAATTCCACAAATAATATAACTTTTTACGATGGTATATTACATTTGTATTCATATTTACTAAAAGTGTTATATTAATCATTAAGCGCTctctttgctatttttttgtCTGTGATACATCTCAAAATATCCCAAAATGTCAATCAATGCTTCTCTAGTTATAGAGAACTTTCTGCCATCATGTAGTATTTTAAAGACTATTCAAATTTTAATGCATCTTTTATGTTGATTCAATAGGAAATCCTATTAGAATATTTTTGGCTTTCAtatgtttctttaagaaatgtaGTTGTTTTTCTAAGCTATTTTTCCTACTCTATATGATTTATTTCAGACTACTGTagacttagaaataaaatgacagataaaACCCAATCTTGGTCATATTTTCAGCTCAAAGAatactgaaaatactttttaatataaatccATAAAAGCTCTTCAAAAATTAGATTGCACCCCAAGTCTGGCAATCTATTACAAGAAACCAGACTCTATGGTTAAGACAGATAAAAGATAGGTATTTAAGGTATTTTTAACAGGGACACATTAGTCCTGCTTCACTCTGCTACTATTAAATGAATCATTCATCCAAAGCATTAGTGAGGGATAAATCATTTAGTGACATACCAATTAAAAATACTAAACTTCAGGGGcagccagatgtctcagttggttagagcagaagctctcaacaacaaggttgcaggttcaattcccgcatgggatggtgggctgcgccccctcaactaagattgaaaacagtgactgaacGTGGAGccgagctgagccctccacaactagattgatggacaatgacttggagctgatgggccctggagaaacacactgttctccaatatttcccaataaaaaattaaaaaaaaaaacacactaaactTCAAAAAAGTACTCTGAAACCAGAAATACTTTCTCCAagacattaatattttatcataattattagTATGCTGTGAAACAAAATTCCTGTCTCCTAATATATGATTAAAACTTCTCCCTCCCACAAAAAAGTATTACCTGCATGCCGAAGCCAAACTACTGCAAGGTTGTATCTTTCAGAGCAGACTAGTGCGCTAAGGAGAGGAAGTGCAGAATTGTATTCACCAACATCCAGAAAAGCTTCAGCAACATCTAAATAGAGGTCTCCCATATCTTCAGGATTCTGTTCCACTAGTGTTGTCAAAAGAGGCTAGACCGCAAAATTAAAGCCTGaagtcaaatatttattacaaaagtGCACAGctatgtctatttctcttttaacATATATATCAGTTAATCTGGGGCAAacctaaaaattaataaaaacagctttaaataattttctattcgTTTTTTGTATCTCTAttaaaagaactcatacagccattattcactcattcaacacatTCCTTTCGAAGCCATATTATAAGGCTGGCATGGCAGAAGCTAAGACAACACTGCTCTTCTGTGCTCTTTCTCTAACAAGTCAAACATAACCATGGCCTCTGTGTTTGCAGTGTTTCTGGAAGCTCTCCCCTCAGATATTAGCATGGCTTACTCCCTTCAAGTCATTATTCAAATGCCCCATTTTCAAGGAGACCTTTCCTTaccaccctatttaaaactgCAACTCCTCCCATTCCCAATGTTCCCTATTCTTCcttgtttgatttttctccaaACCATTTATCACCAACGAACAtcctatattttacatattattttattatctatctaATCACATTAGGACAAAATCCACCAGGGCAGggatttgtatattttattaaatacgtTATCCTAACGTCTGCAAAgtaaatgcttaatttttttattcaatcaaATACTTCATCGGATATTGGCAAGACAGAATTAGCTGTGAGAAATTACCAATTGTCTAAAAGCCCAATCTCAAATTCTGATCCCTCGGttgttctaattttaaaagaaaaacaaagtattacAAGCCCAGTTCCAAAATACTTTTAGCTTTTATAAGACATTCACACAAAGATGCTTATGGTAACTTCCTGGTTATTAAGAAATGTGAAATCTGGGGTCAACTTCTTGTCATCTAAAGAAAACATTGTGGACTTGTTCTGAAGTATCTCAAGTACAGATCTTAATGTCACTTACATTAAGTGGTTCAAGGATGTTGAGATGTACAAGGCAGACCATCAACTTCACTGTGATATCTATCGGCACTCCATCAGGTATGGTACAGGTAACATTCTCCCCAGCTGTGCATTAGCAGACAGACAAACAGCAGTTCCTATATGCAAGCTTAGAATGTGGGGCAAATGGAGTAAACTATCTTCTTTGTAAGATCTCATTTACTTAATTCAAAGGAAATGATTCCATAGTCAATTCTAATTTGGCCAACTCTAgtactatcgtgtttccccgaaaataagacctagccggaccatcagctctaacacatcttttggagcaaaaattaatacaagacccagtcttattttaatataatacaagaccgggtgtaatataaaatataatatgatatgatatgatatattatatcataatatatcattattatgatataatattatattataatattatataaataccgggtcttatattaatttttgctccaaaagatgcattaaagctgatggtccagataggtcttattttcagggaaacatggtaggtacttACACCTACCTACTTATCCAAAACCTACATAAATTCCCACACCTTCTATCAAAACTACAAAgaactaaaaagacaaaaatgacacTCTATCTTTTCTCTTCTTGAATTCAAGCCTCTGATAGTCTTCACTACAAAGaggttgaaaagaaataaaataatactatgcTTAAGTTTGAAGGACCATTTTATGTGCATGCTTAAGTTTGAAGTAGAATTTTTTCAATGCATAAGTTTGAGTAAATTAGTAGAGAGCATTttaagtcctttttaaaaaataaattgctttaatACACTGTTCAGTAATCTATTCTTTTTTCACATAGCACTAAAAAGACCCTGGGTCAGTGAGAAATACCATTTCAAATGGACAAATTGAGGAATAAAGgggactgaaaaataattttttaaaagattacaaaaAGATGCGACATCTCTCTTAGGAAAAAATGCTTCTTGGGAAAACCTGTTATGAAAACATTAACTATCAATTTCAAAATACTACACTATAAAAAGACAGGATTAGATGCACTTTCCTCTGCAGAGGAAAACTACAACCTTTATTGTCTTCCGAAGTGCCTTCTTCTGCAGTTTTTTTTTCTAACACGATTCCAGAAAAATCTGTAATTACCTAAAagcatggggggagggggagaaaataatacaatagaTATATGTGAAAAACTTTTTCATAATGCAAAGATTTCTACAGTTAATTCAAATATTCCTTACAACATATAAATGGGCTATAAAAAGCAATAGTAAGTCTCTTTAAAATAAGGAAGCACTGtgatatgttaacatttttatatcatattaaCTAATGCTTAATCAACAGATTAAGAATTTAATTGTAGTAATTAGTCTGGCTGCTGAGTCCTGCTACCCTGAAGTACAGACATGGCTGACACCTGTGATAATGATGATAGCTTTTATCATGTGatactacattttatatttcatatggAATTACAATAGAATGTAGAAATGTTTCCATGcagactttaaatatataaatattaaatatataatttagtacataagtaatttaatatatataattaaaatgaggAATTGTTAATTTGTAAGAATTTTTAGAACACAGAAGTGTATTTAAAACCTAACAGAGAAAGACATAAGTGTACCTACCTCCAAAGCTTTGTCATATTGTTTGTTAGAAATGTATAGTTCAGCTGCTATGTTAACATCTTCCATGGAGACTAGGCCCTGGTGTTTCGAGAAAGCTTCTTCAATTATGTTAATAGCTGAAGTAACATCATTGGCTTCATAGTAACTCCTAAAAAAGTAAGTAGGAAGGTGatgggattaaaaagcacaaattggtagtcacaatattaCTACggagatatgaaagacagtttaggcaatacaatcaataatgttgtaaaaattctgtagggtgtcagatgggcacttgtcttattagggagatcacttcatggatgGCGTAGATGCCTGACcgctgtactgtacacctgaagcagaGGCTGAATGatactgaatgtcagctataatttaatatatatctaGCCATgggatatgaagtacagcataaggaatagagtcaatggaattgtaacagctatatacgacgTCAGAGGGGTATTGGGGaaagagggttatcactttgtgagaggtgtaaatgtctaaccattacattgttttgtacacctgaaactaatttaaaaaaatcttcctatttaaaaaataggaagctgtttaaaaaaaaactaagtggCAAAATGGATGAGTGCTTATTTAATTCagattataaaattcatttccttgcttaGGCCCTTTAGCTATTAACtatgattttcactttcttaaattttggaaagagaagaaattcttctttaaaatcatAATCAGAGCTTATCCAGAGAAAAATGTGCAATGTCAATATAACATCACAATGTCAAGCATCTCTCTCCTAGAGCTACCTCATATTATTCCAGCTCATTCCCTCTGTACTGCAATAGCAACAACTCTTCTACCTCAATAGGATCTACAAGGCATTGATCCTACCACTTTTTTTACTGTCTCTGCACCCTTCCTGTTTTCACTTGCCTCCTTCTCCATGCTCCAACATTATAATTACTTCCTCAATTctcctgcccttctctccctTTATCTAAATCATCTGATAAAACTCCAGCCCTAGTTAATTCAAATATGCCTATTCTTCACGACCAGCTACCCAGCTGACCATGCTGACTGGACTCATTCTAAATTAATGGCCACTAGCCTCAAATGGGCCCATGGTGCTGAGCAGCAATCTTGTTACAGTTACCTAGTCCAGTACttttcaaacttgaatgtgcaaaTCAGCTAGGGATCTTATAATGGCTTATTCTGATCCAGTGGTGCTGGGGAAGGGTTGAGTTTCTACAACTGTGACAGGCTCCAAGGTGATACAAATGCTGCCAATCTGTGAGGTAGCAAGGTCCCAAGGACCTAGACACTACTTTACATGTGATCCTCTAAATCTCCAACACTCTCCTATCCTCACTCTCACCTGATGACCCTGCTTATTTTACAAAGAATTACCCATACCCACAGCCATATCTTCTCCCTCTCCTATATATAGCTGATTCCCAACTAGATCCCATTCCCTCAAATAGATTGAATAGATATCCAATCTATTCAAGGATATCACTCAAGCAAATAGTCCCCTCTCTCATGAATCTTCAACATGTCCCTCAGTTGTGAATcattcctatcaaaatacaaatatattgcAATTTTTCCAAACTTAGAAATTATCTCTTACCCCTACAACCCATTCCAATTACCTTCCCATTCCTCAGCTCCCTTTATAAATTTCTCCAGAGTTGCCTATCCTCCAGAAGCCCCCGCCTGTCTTCAATGCCAACACTCAATCCTCATTTTACATGATCGATCTATCTACACTATTTCACACAGACCATCATCCTggaaatgctttctttctttctttttctgttgttgtctttgttctttttttgaagtGCTTTCTTCAACAATATTCTAGAATGttatgttcttttcatttcctcctaTTTCATTGCCCATTTCCTTTCAGCTTTCCTATTGCTTCCTCATCTTTCAGACTTCTAAACACTGTTGTACGTCAGGGTTTAGTCCTCAGAATTCTTcccatctctcctcctctcttctcttctctcaaacacacatgcacataacACATCTCACATCCAATATATCAGAAAACACTGAGAGCTCAGCCTTCAAAATACATCTAGAATCTGATtacttctcaccacctcctgCTGCCTTTACCCTGATCTAAGCTATCATTATCCCTTCCATGGAGTATTGCAATACTTTCCTAACTGTTCTCCCTGCTCCTGCCCTTACTTTTCCTTAATCTGTTCTCAAAAAAGCAGCCAGAATTGATGCATTTAAAACTTAAGTCAGATTATGTCACACTTCGACTCAATACCTTCCAATGGCTTACCAActcattcagagtaaaagccaaagctCTTACCGTGGCCCAGAAGGGCCAAGTGATCTTTTCCTCTGACCCCTGACATTACTCCCGCTATGCTCCCTAAACCTTCAACTTCTACGGTGTTTCTTGAGCACTCCTTTGCACTTACCATTTCCTTTGCCAGTGATACTCTTCCCTGATCTCTGCTCCCATACCCCGTTCACTTTCAGGTCGGTATGACTATGACATAGGAATTAAGTCCTTCTCTAATCACCCTACTTAAAATGACACACTTCTATTCCTCAACTTCCTATCCCCCTTTCCCtggatcatttttcttcatatcaCTTATCAACATCTAACATACTAAATACTTAGTTGTTCATTTGCTCATTGCCTATCTTCCcccaactagaatgtaagctccactgggcatggaattttaaaactcattcaATACTGGATCTTCTGGTACcttgtacagtgcctggcacataatttttattcaataaatatttatggagggaaagagaaagcccAATAAATCAGAATTTATAGTAATAGAATTTCATATAGGAAAGACTTCTGTGGCAGTGGCAGAACTGTCCCTCACTACCCTGTCCCAATAATAAGACTATAAATTATAAAGTGGAAAACAAATTTACTATCTAATAGTTCATAAAGTAGAAGATCACTGGGCTAACCACTATGAAAACTAGAGATTTAATTAACAGAAAAACCTGTCCTCAATGCTCATTATATACATCAAGGATCAATTTAGGGTTGCCTTGCCTCAACAAATGTCCTAAAATGCTTCCAGTAATCCTACATAACCCATTCTAGGGAGCACAGTGTTTACAGCCAAGCATCTTCATGACAATGGCCATGGAATTAATAGGGTTAACCCTAAGATACCTATATCAAGATGGTTAATTCTAGACTGAAATACGGTAACAGATATCTCTAGAATAGAAAGCATACTGCACGGCATTACTTAGTCAAAtgtttcctgctttgttttgctGTACAGTAtatcagagaaataaatgtagttgggcataatattttagaataaaatatgtacCAAAGTCAGTCACATGTGccaactaaaaagaaaatttttcatcttaaaatgttATTCTAGTATTGGCTCAAGATAAAATGATTACAGAAGACCCCAGATCCCAAACATTTCATCAGCACAGTTGCAATAGTCTATAATAATATTACTGCAAATGTACCTAACTTCACATAAGTTATAGAAACCTGAGAATCTAGTCATCCTTTCagagtataatttatttttcagcttctgaGCACTTGAAAGGTATTTGTATATACAAATTTTTCTAAGCACTCATACAGTTCAGTTGGAAACAAAAAAgtactcaaacaaacaaacaaacaaaaaaacaattttttttgtgttCTACATTTAAGCACAAACACAGGAATCAAAACAGTTCCTTGAACCTTAATAAAAAGTGCATTCTAGTTCAAATATGCTTTGACTTCTAAAATAAGATGATTAATAACAACATTTGTACACATTTCACTCCGAACTTACTTTGCCATATCTCTAGCCAATTGCATAAATCGTTCTCCATCAGATGGAGACAAAAGGTTTAAAATACGCCTATAACCATCCATTGCCATTTTATGATCTCCCATCTGTTCGTAAAGACTTGATCGCTCCCACAGATAACGGACATTAGTAGGTTCATATTtaagagctaaaaagaaaaaaaagatttatcatAAAAAGGGGTTCGTGGTACCTGGGTGTGACCCATGTTGTCTTCAGAAAATTTAACAAACACTCGAATTCTCCTATGAAACCAAGTGGGTTATTCAGGAATATATCTACCTTCACTGGAATTCTCAACAAGGTTTGATCTAAAACCAGACAGAAACTGAATCATATTAATCTTAATTTGATCACTCTAGTCTGATATTAAACCTCAAGGAACAGCTTAGAACCGACACTGACCTCAGTAGGAAAATTAAAGTACTGTTGTTCTTCTTACTTTTATGCTACATTATCTCACAATATAAGTAAAGTTGCTGATTTTACATGAAAACAGAGGAACCCCAAAGACTTAACTCTGGTATAACAGAATATAACGAATAAGTATATTTCAGTTAACATCACCCCAAAGTGACAAGTACCATTATCAAAAAAACCTATTATGCAATATGTtatcaaatgagaaaaacattttaattacctTTTGTGTAGCAAAAAATAGCCTGCTTAATATTGTCTTGTTCCAGAGACATTTCTGCCAATCTAACCCATTCTTCAGTGTCACTGGGATTTAAATGTGCAGCAATCAACTCAAACTGCAGAGATTTCTCCATGTCACCTTGGTCCTCATAGATCATGGCAAGAGTAGAGAATGGCTCATAAGCCAGGGGagctataaaaaattttaaaaaaacaaaacaaattctattGGTTGATGGAAGAGGTTTGAGCTGATGTCAATCCTATGGCTCAAACTATGggtcatttttaatatttaaagtctTTAAATAACTCTATCAGAATTATACAAACTACTAAATGGAATTTATAAGCACTAAAATAAGCactaaattgtattatttttaaagcattctcttctctaaacaaaatgtaatttcaTGGAAACCCCTATTCTACATCATGCCCCCTCATGAAAATCCCCCTTTGCTAATGCTAACCTGCAACTgtcaataaaacagaaagcacctTGTCTTATGATTTCCATGCACATCAATATTGCCTCTTCATGTTCTCCCCGAGCAAAGCGAATGTTGGCTTCCCCCATGAGACCTCTCAGAGCTCTGGGAAGTTTACTCCGAGGCCTTTTTTCCTGTACagaattaaaatgacatttaggTTAAAATATAGTAATGTCTGAGATCTCAATTCCAGCTATACAGACCATAATGaaactgaaatttttctttaaaacttttagatCTACATTCAGAACTAAAGACTAAATGGCTACAATTCCAACTGACTCATTAACATTAGAGTCCATATTTCAAGAAAAAGTCTAAAACTCAATCATAGGAAACAGAAATTAATCTA encodes the following:
- the GTF3C3 gene encoding general transcription factor 3C polypeptide 3, which produces MSGFSPELIDYLEGKISFEEFERRREERKTREKKSLQEKGKLSAEENPNDSEVPSSSGIDSTKSQEKDASEGETSDGVSKSVHKVFASMIGENEDDEEEEEEEEEEEETPEQPTAGDVFVLEMVLNRETKKMMKEKRPRSKLPRALRGLMGEANIRFARGEHEEAILMCMEIIRQAPLAYEPFSTLAMIYEDQGDMEKSLQFELIAAHLNPSDTEEWVRLAEMSLEQDNIKQAIFCYTKALKYEPTNVRYLWERSSLYEQMGDHKMAMDGYRRILNLLSPSDGERFMQLARDMAKSYYEANDVTSAINIIEEAFSKHQGLVSMEDVNIAAELYISNKQYDKALEVITDFSGIVLEKKTAEEGTSEDNKAGENVTCTIPDGVPIDITVKLMVCLVHLNILEPLNPLLTTLVEQNPEDMGDLYLDVAEAFLDVGEYNSALPLLSALVCSERYNLAVVWLRHADCLKALGYMERAAESYGKVVDLAPLHLDARISLSTLQQQLGRPEKALEALEPMYDPDTLAQDANAAQQELKLLLHRSTLLFSQGKMYGYVDSLLTMLAMFLKVAMNRAQVCLISSSKSGERHLYLIKVSRDKISDNNDQETANCDAKAIFAVLTSVLTKDDWWNLLLKAIYSLCDLSRFQEAELLVDSSLEYYSFYDDRQKRKELEYFGLSAAILDKNFRKAYNYIRVMVMENVNKPQLWNIFNQVTMHSQDVRHHRFCLRLMLKNPDSHALCVLNGHNAFVSGSFKHALGQYVQAFRSRPDEPLYNLCIGLTFIHMASQKYVLRRHALIVQGFSFLNRYLSLRGPCQESFYNLGRGLHQLGLIHLAIHYYQKALELPPLVVEGIEVDQIDLRRDIAYNLSIIYQGSGNIAMAQKLLYTYCSI